Proteins encoded in a region of the Diospyros lotus cultivar Yz01 chromosome 9, ASM1463336v1, whole genome shotgun sequence genome:
- the LOC127809601 gene encoding protein EXORDIUM-like 2, giving the protein MTLTMAPIYRSATTPSSLLLLFLLVIVSAIVEPSSSALVKEQPLVLKYHNGALLKGNIVVNLVWYGQFSPAQRSIIVDFIHSLNSPAPLPSAASWWRTTSKYKGGSSNLVVGKQVLVENYSLGKFLKNSHVAALASKAAGLNRVNSVSVVLTAKDVVVDGFCMRCGSHGSTGGKARFAYAWVGNSETQCPGQCAWPFHQPIYGPQTPALVAPNGDVGVDGMIINLATVLAGTITNPFSNGYFQGPATAPLEAVSACTGMFGSGSYPGYPGQVLVDKSTGASYNAHGVNGRKYLLPAMWDPQTSACSTLV; this is encoded by the coding sequence atgaccTTGACCATGGCTCCAATTTACCGTTCTGCCACTACCCCTTCGTCTCTGCTACTTCTGTTCCTCCTCGTCATCGTCAGCGCCATTGTTGAGCCCTCCTCCTCGGCTCTGGTGAAGGAACAACCACTCGTTCTCAAGTACCATAACGGCGCTCTTCTGAAGGGAAACATCGTCGTCAACCTCGTCTGGTACGGCCAATTCTCCCCCGCCCAGCGATCCATCATCGTCGACTTCATCCACTCCCTGAACTCGCCAGCTCCGCTGCCCTCCGCCGCGTCCTGGTGGCGCACCACCTCCAAGTACAAAGGCGGCTCCTCCAACCTCGTCGTGGGAAAACAAGTCCTCGTCGAGAACTACTCTCTGGGAAAGTTCCTGAAGAATTCCCACGTCGCTGCACTGGCTTCGAAGGCTGCGGGTCTAAATCGCGTAAACTCCGTCAGCGTCGTCTTGACGGCGAAAGACGTTGTCGTTGACGGGTTTTGCATGCGTTGCGGCTCCCACGGGTCGACCGGAGGGAAGGCCCGGTTCGCCTACGCCTGGGTTGGGAACTCGGAGACCCAGTGTCCGGGTCAGTGCGCGTGGCCGTTCCACCAGCCCATCTATGGCCCTCAGACGCCGGCGCTGGTGGCGCCGAACGGAGACGTGGGAGTGGACGGAATGATCATCAACCTGGCCACCGTTCTCGCCGGGACAATAACAAACCCGTTTAGCAACGGGTACTTCCAGGGGCCGGCGACGGCCCCTCTGGAGGCGGTGTCAGCCTGCACGGGGATGTTCGGGTCAGGGTCGTACCCGGGATATCCGGGGCAGGTGCTGGTGGATAAGAGCACGGGGGCGAGCTACAATGCGCATGGGGTGAATGGACGAAAGTACCTGCTTCCGGCCATGTGGGACCCGCAGACATCAGCATGCTCCACTCTCGTCTGA
- the LOC127809602 gene encoding polyadenylate-binding protein 2-like isoform X1 → MDGDVDMAGAEDGAVVELNDMKKRLKEMEDEAAALREMQAKVEQEMGAAAQDPATAAASQANKEEVDSRSVFVGNVDYSCTPEEVQQHFQSCGTVNRVTIRTNKYGQPKGYAYVEFLEPEAVQEALVLNESELHGRKLKVSAKRTNIPGMKQFRARRPNPYMGFQPRGAYAPPYFYAPYGYGKAPRFRTPMRYSPYF, encoded by the exons ATGGATGGCGATGTCGATATGGCCGGTGCAGAAGATGGAGCTGTCGTG GAACTGAACGACATGAAGAAGAGGTTGAAGGAGATGGAGGACGAAGCCGCTGCTCTGCGTGAAATGCAGGCCAAGGTCGAGCAGGAAATGGGTGCCGCTGCTCAAG ATCCTGCCACAGCAGCAGCAAGTCAGGCAAACAAAGAGGAAGTAGATTCTCGTTCAGTGTTTGTTGGCAAT GTGGATTATTCCTGTACCCCTGAAGAAGTGCAGCAGCATTTTCAGTCATGTGGAACAGTGAATAGAGTTACTATCCGGACCAACAAGTATGGCCAGCCAAAGGGTTATGCATATGTGGAATTTCTCGAACCAGAAGCTGTTCAAGAGGCTCTGGTTCTGAATGAATCTGAACTTCATGGTCGTAAATTGAAG GTATCAGCCAAGCGGACTAATATCCCTGGGATGAAGCAGTTCAGGGCTCGCCGTCCAAACCCTTACATGGGATTCCAACCCAGGGGCGCATACGCGCCACCTTATTTCTATGCTCCATATGGATATGG GAAGGCTCCTAGGTTTAGAACGCCAATGCGGTACAGCCCATATTTCTGA
- the LOC127809602 gene encoding polyadenylate-binding protein 2-like isoform X2, with protein sequence MDGDVDMAGAEDGAELNDMKKRLKEMEDEAAALREMQAKVEQEMGAAAQDPATAAASQANKEEVDSRSVFVGNVDYSCTPEEVQQHFQSCGTVNRVTIRTNKYGQPKGYAYVEFLEPEAVQEALVLNESELHGRKLKVSAKRTNIPGMKQFRARRPNPYMGFQPRGAYAPPYFYAPYGYGKAPRFRTPMRYSPYF encoded by the exons ATGGATGGCGATGTCGATATGGCCGGTGCAGAAGATGGAGCT GAACTGAACGACATGAAGAAGAGGTTGAAGGAGATGGAGGACGAAGCCGCTGCTCTGCGTGAAATGCAGGCCAAGGTCGAGCAGGAAATGGGTGCCGCTGCTCAAG ATCCTGCCACAGCAGCAGCAAGTCAGGCAAACAAAGAGGAAGTAGATTCTCGTTCAGTGTTTGTTGGCAAT GTGGATTATTCCTGTACCCCTGAAGAAGTGCAGCAGCATTTTCAGTCATGTGGAACAGTGAATAGAGTTACTATCCGGACCAACAAGTATGGCCAGCCAAAGGGTTATGCATATGTGGAATTTCTCGAACCAGAAGCTGTTCAAGAGGCTCTGGTTCTGAATGAATCTGAACTTCATGGTCGTAAATTGAAG GTATCAGCCAAGCGGACTAATATCCCTGGGATGAAGCAGTTCAGGGCTCGCCGTCCAAACCCTTACATGGGATTCCAACCCAGGGGCGCATACGCGCCACCTTATTTCTATGCTCCATATGGATATGG GAAGGCTCCTAGGTTTAGAACGCCAATGCGGTACAGCCCATATTTCTGA
- the LOC127810315 gene encoding ABC transporter G family member 1-like, whose protein sequence is MASSAGLPDECHYSDENQQPWLQGNDAVYLTWMDLCVNVSNGKDGTKSILQGLTGYASPAQLLAVMGPSGCGKSTLLDALAGRLSGSNMRQTGEVLINGRSQELAYGTSAYVMQEDILPWTLTIREAVYYSAQLQLPNSMSKAEKKDRAERTIREMGLQDSINTRIGGWGSKGLSGGQKRRVSICIEILTHPKLLFLDEPTSGLDSAASYYVMSRIVKLAQQDGMTVLASIHQPSNEVFDLFDSLCLLSLGRTVFFGSPFEASQFFAMNGFPCPTLQNPADHYLRTINTDFNEDIEQGIGAKKTTEEVINILVECYTSSNICKEICRQVAKTCRRVGAAGLEKKGSQASFFTQCFTLTERSFVNMYRDPGYYWLRLAIYIALGLGLGSVFYDLGPAYGAINARGSMLMFVASLLTIMAIGGFPSFVEDMKVFGREILNGHYGAGAFIVGNTLSSVPYLLLISLIPGAIAYYLVGLHGGKERFMYFALVLFACMALVESLMMIVASMVPNFLMGLITGAGIQGLMMLSGGFFRLPNDLPKVFWKYPLYYIAFHKYAYQGLYKNEFEGLSFVNNRMEGSPTINGYEILRDMLQVEMGYSKWVDLGVLFGMVVLYRLLFFFIIKATEKAKPAIRDLVFVSCKHKQKITVNPYSVSLYEAKTNAASKV, encoded by the exons ATGGCTTCAAGTGCCGGATTACCCGATGAGTGTCATTATTCCGATGAGAATCAACAACCCTGGTTACAGGGAAATGACGCTGTTTACTTGACATGGATGGACCTTTGCGTGAATGTTTCCAATGGGAAAGATGGCACCAAATCCATTCTCCAAGGACTCACTGGCTATGCCAGCCCTGCTCAGCTCCTGGCCGTTATGGGTCCTTCGGGTTGTGGCAAATCCACCCTTCTTGATGCACTTGCCG GTAGGTTATCAGGTTCTAACATGAGACAAACTGGAGAGGTTCTAATTAATGGCCGTAGCCAGGAGCTCGCATATGGAACCTCG GCGTACGTGATGCAAGAGGATATCCTACCATGGACGTTGACCATTAGAGAAGCTGTGTACTACTCAGCTCAGCTCCAGTTGCCTAATTCCATGTCGAAAGCTGAGAAAAAAGATAGAGCAGAGAGGACAATAAGGGAGATGGGATTGCAAGATTCTATAAACACAAGAATAGGTGGTTGGGGAAGCAAAGGCCTCAGTGGCGGCCAGAAGAGGAGAGTAAGCATTTGCATAGAAATTTTGACGCACCCAAAGCTTCTCTTCCTTGATGAGCCAACAAGCGGCCTTGACAGCGCTGCTTCATACTATGTTATGAGCAGAATTGTGAAACTGGCTCAACAAGATGGAATGACAGTATTAGCATCCATCCATCAGCCTAGCAATGAAGTCTTTGATCTGTTTGACAGCCTCTGCCTTCTTTCTTTGGGTCGAACAGTATTCTTTGGCTCTCCTTTTGAAGCAAGCCAG ttttttgCAATGAATGGCTTTCCATGCCCTACTCTCCAAAATCCAGCTGATCACTACTTGAGAACAATCAACACAGATTTCAATGAG GACATTGAACAAGGTATTGGTGCAAAAAAGACCACTGAGGAAGTAATTAATATCCTCGTAGAGTGTTACACCTCATCCAACATCTGTAAAGAAATTTGTCGACAAGTAGCCAAGACATGTAGACGG GTTGGAGCAGCAGGGCTAGAGAAGAAGGGAAGCCAAGCCAGCTTCTTTACCCAGTGCTTCACTCTCACTGAGAGGTCTTTCGTTAATATGTATCGTGACCCAGGGTACTATTGGTTGCGCCTCGCAATATATATTGCATTGGGCTTAGGTTTAGGCAGTGTTTTCTATGACCTTGGCCCTGCTTATGGTGCAATTAAT GCAAGAGGTTCAATGCTCATGTTCGTGGCATCATTGTTGACCATCATGGCCATAGGTGGTTTCCCTTCATTTGTAGAGGACATGAAG GTCTTTGGACGCGAAATACTGAACGGCCATTATGGGGCTGGAGCATTCATTGTTGGGAACACACTTTCTTCAGTCCCATATTTGCTCCTCATCTCTTTAATTCCCGGGGCCATCGCTTACTATCTTGTGGGTCTTCACGGAGGGAAGGAACGATTTATGTACTttgctttggttctttttgctTGCATGGCACTAGTAGAGAGTCTCATGATGATTGTTGCAAGCATGGTTCCAAACTTCCTCATGGGCCTGATCACTGGAGCTGGAATTCAAGGCCTAATGATGCTAAGTGGAGGATTCTTCAGGCTGCCAAATGATCTCCCCAAGGTGTTCTGGAAATACCCATTGTACTACATTGCCTTCCACAAGTACGCATATCAAGGACTATACAAGAATGAGTTTGAAGGGCTCAGTTTCGTGAACAATCGGATGGAAGGATCCCCAACCATCAATGGCTATGAAATTTTGAGGGATATGTTACAGGTGGAGATGGGTTATTCTAAATGGGTTGATCTTGGCGTCTTGTTTGGAATGGTGGTGTTATACAGactcttgttcttcttcatcatcaagGCCACTGAAAAGGCAAAGCCTGCAATTAGAGATCTGGTGTTTGTTTCTTGTAAGCACAAACAAAAGATCACGGTGAATCCTTATTCTGTATCCCTCTATGAAGCAAAAACAAATGCAGCTTCCAAAGTTTGA